The Mucilaginibacter rubeus genomic interval TTGATATATGGAATAAAATCAGCAGCCGGAGTATTGTGCCAATCGGCTTCGGTAAGCAGGGCGGATACTTTGCAAAACACATTTGGATAGCTTGCCAGCTTTTCGATATCCTGTTTCCAGCCGTCAATTTTACCGGCTTTGATGTACGGTTTGGCCATGTGGTCGAGCACAAATTTTTGATCCGGAAATTCGGCTACCAACTGTGCGGCATAAGGCAAGTGGTTGGGGAAGATCAGGATATCATAAGTGTACTCGTATTTGCTCAAAGCAGCAATCCCTTTTTTAAATGCAGGGGCAAGCATGTATTGCTCATCGGGTTCCGACTGTAAGATGTGCCTGAAACCTTTAAGCTTTTCATACTTTTTAAAATGATGCAACCTTTCATCCAGGTCATCAGCCTTCAAATCAACCCAGCCTACTACCCCTTTGATAAAAGGATTGACAGAAGCCAGGTCAAGCAAAAATTCGGTTTCTTTTTCCGACTGATCGGCCTGAACTGCTACACAGCCATCCATGCCGTGTTTTTGCAATACAGGTAAAAGGTCTTCCGGATAAAAATCCCGACCTATTACCTGCATATCTTCAGTAATCCAGCTATCCCTTACCGGGTTGTATTGCCAGAAATGCTGATGTGCATCAATTTTTAGCATACGCTATTACATTTTGTTTTGATTGGCCAAGGCCTTCAATACCTAATTCAACCACGTCGCCCGCTTTTAAATAAATTGGCGGCTTCATACCTAAACCAACACCTGCAGGTGTACCAGTAGAGATAATGTCGCCTGGTAACAAGGTCATGAACTGGCTGGTATATGAGATCAGGTGCGGCAGGTTAAATATAAAGTTTGATGTAGTACCGTCCTGCATGGTTTCGCCGTTTACAGTTAACCAAAGACGCAGGTTATGCGGGTCGGCAATTTCATCAGGCGTA includes:
- a CDS encoding amidohydrolase family protein; the encoded protein is MLKIDAHQHFWQYNPVRDSWITEDMQVIGRDFYPEDLLPVLQKHGMDGCVAVQADQSEKETEFLLDLASVNPFIKGVVGWVDLKADDLDERLHHFKKYEKLKGFRHILQSEPDEQYMLAPAFKKGIAALSKYEYTYDILIFPNHLPYAAQLVAEFPDQKFVLDHMAKPYIKAGKIDGWKQDIEKLASYPNVFCKVSALLTEADWHNTPAADFIPYINIVFNAFGINRVMFGSDWPVCLLAGGYEKTMEVMNLYAESLSATERELFFGGNAIAFYGL